A region from the Silene latifolia isolate original U9 population chromosome 7, ASM4854445v1, whole genome shotgun sequence genome encodes:
- the LOC141593156 gene encoding uncharacterized protein LOC141593156, with amino-acid sequence MFQQKLPIKCGDPGMFTIPCTIGDTKIHNAMLDLGSSINVISHSIYQTLKLRPMSKTNVVIQLADRSNVYPKGIVEDVLVMVDKLIFPANLYVLDMEHDRHTAPILLGRPFMKIAKTKIDVFSGSLTMEFDGQVVEYNIFDVMKFPTDDHSLCLIDTFEPLVHDTFDFDNPYEYQVVIEKGIVDDDFDDLLPTN; translated from the coding sequence ATGTTTCAACAAAAATTGCCCATTAAGTGTGGAGACCCGGGAATGTTCACAATACCTTGCACTATTGGAGACACCAAAATTCATAACGCTATGTTAGATTTAGGTTCCTCGATCAATGTAATTTCCCACTCCATCTATCAGACATTAAAACTTAGACCTATGAGTAAAACAAATGTTGTCATTCAATTGGCGGATCGGTCCAATGTTTATCCAAAGGGAATAGTTGAGGATGTCTTAGTTATGGTTGATAAATTGATTTTCCCTGCGAACTTATATGTGTTAGATATGGAGCACGATAGACATACTGCCCCTATACTGTTAGGGAGACCATTTATGAAAATTGCAAAAACTAAGATTGATGTTTTTAGCGGTTCTCTTACTATGGAGTTTGATGGTCAAGTGGTGGAGTATAATATTTTTGATGTTATGAAATTTCCCACTGATGACCATTCTTTATGTCTTATTGATACGTTTGAGCCATTAGTGCATGATACCTTTGATTTTGACAATCCATATGAGTACCAGGTTGTGATTGAGAAGGGTATAGTagatgatgattttgatgatttattgCCTACtaactga